Proteins encoded in a region of the Photobacterium profundum SS9 genome:
- a CDS encoding YjbF family lipoprotein has product MRIFQRFTLLTLTILLSAGITGCSQKFNDVNDTLSLALFGDNDTEFANDDVQRLPYASLYAQVDDGPQAFMVLALAESALSLTPNTRTQLKWVSSDKGMLVTESGRLVKSLNLPQGNLIDTYSNQPDPLILGLHRASTPMHWQRSIDWQPGYHFDYQLTSRFARQDNAVIMINERPITTWHFVETVTIDVLDTSYKNQFWIDGKTGKVLKSQQKLAPGLPFIDMTLLKPYS; this is encoded by the coding sequence ATGCGGATATTTCAACGCTTTACCCTTTTAACACTGACTATTCTACTGTCTGCAGGTATAACTGGCTGCAGCCAAAAGTTTAATGATGTTAACGATACCTTATCACTCGCGCTTTTTGGTGATAACGATACAGAATTCGCCAATGATGACGTACAGCGCCTGCCCTATGCTAGCCTCTATGCTCAGGTTGATGATGGTCCACAAGCTTTTATGGTATTGGCCTTAGCCGAATCGGCTTTATCATTAACGCCAAACACTCGCACACAACTCAAATGGGTATCATCCGACAAAGGTATGCTGGTCACTGAAAGCGGTCGATTAGTCAAAAGCCTGAATTTACCTCAGGGTAATTTGATTGATACCTACAGTAACCAGCCTGATCCGCTAATTTTAGGCTTACACCGTGCGAGCACGCCCATGCACTGGCAACGCAGTATTGATTGGCAACCCGGCTACCATTTCGATTACCAATTAACCTCGCGGTTTGCACGTCAAGACAATGCCGTCATTATGATCAATGAGCGCCCTATTACAACGTGGCACTTTGTTGAAACCGTTACCATTGATGTACTCGATACAAGCTATAAAAATCAATTTTGGATCGACGGAAAAACAGGCAAGGTACTTAAAAGTCAGCAAAAATTAGCACCTGGCTTACCTTTCATTGACATGACTTTATTGAAGCCTTATTCATAA